The Pyxidicoccus sp. MSG2 DNA segment TCCGGGCCCAGGCGGCGCGCGCGGAGGTGCAGGAGGCGCTCGACGTCGAGCGCGAGGAGCGGGCTCGGCTCGATGCGGCGCTGGCTTCGGCTCGCACGGACCTCCAGGGAGAGCGCGAGGCCCGGACCGGGCTCGACAGCGCCCTCACCCTGGCTCGGACCCAACTGGATGCCGAGCGTGACGAGCGCACCCGCCTCGACGCGGCGCTCGTCTCCGCTCGCGCGGAGCTGGAGGCCGAGCGACAGGGCCGGAGCGAGGGCGAAGCGGGACTGGCGCAGCTCCGTGCGCGCCTGGAGGCCGAGCAGCTCGCCCGGGTGGACGCGGAGGCCGCGCTGGCCCGCGTCCAGGCGGCACTGTCCGCCGAGCAGGAAGCCCGCTCGGAGGCAGGCAGCGCGCTGACCCAGGCCCGGTCCGCGCTGGAGTCGCTGCGCTCCGATGCCGCCGCCCGAGAGCAGGCGCGACAGGAGCGACTGGAGGCCGCCGAGCGCGTCATGGCCGAGCAGCAGCGCGTTCTCGAAGAGGAACGTGCGGCCGCGAAGGCGCGGGAACAGGAGTCCGAGGCGGCGGTGGCGCGGCTGGAGGCCCGGCTCGCGGAGACCCTGGCCACCCGTGAAGCGGAGGCCGCGCGCGGCGCGACGCTGGAGCAGTCCCTTGCCGAGGCCGAGGCCGCACGGCGCGCCACGGAAGCCCAGTTGTCCGAGCGCGACTGGTCCCTCCAGGAGCTTCAGGCGCAGGTGGCCCGGCTGCGCGAGCAGGTCGGGGAGGGCGAGAGCGAGGCCCGTCGCCTCACCGAAGCGGCCACGGCCCACGAGCAGGCGCTGGCCGAGGCTCGCGAGGCGCTGACGCGTCAGGAAGAGCTGTCGCGCAAGAAGCTGGAGGCGCTGGATGCGGAGGTCGAAGAGGCGCTCATCCGCGCGGAGCGGCAGCAACGGCAGCTCGAGTCCCTGGGGGCGGAGCGCGCCCGCGAGCAGGAGGAGGCCCAGCTCGCCCTGGAGGCCGCGCGGCAGGAGGTGGTGTCGCTGCGCGCGGAGCTGGGGCACGTGGTCGCGGCGCGGCAGGAAATCATGCGCCTGGGCGCGGAGCTCCAGCGCGCCATGGCGGCCCTGCACGAGCGGGGCATGCACATCGCCCGGCTCGACGCGGAGCTGGTGGACGCGCAAGACCGGCTCGCCGGCCAGCGGGAGAACGCCGAGCTGCTCATGGTGCAGCTCGAGACGGCGCGGCGCTTCGCGGGCAAGGCCACCGCGATGGAGAGCTCGCTGGAGGCCGAGCGCGCCGCCCTGGACGCGCTGAGGGAAGTGGCCCGGGCCGAGAAGGAGCGGGCCACCGCGCTGGAGGCCCGGCTCGCGGAGGCTCACGAGGGAGCGAGCGCCGCCCGCGCGGACCTGGAGGCCCGACTCGAGGACGTCACCGCGCGGCGTGCCGCGCTGGACTCCCAGTTGGCGGAGGCCACCGCGACGGTCGACGCCCAGCGCGCCGAGCTGGAGACGCGGCAGGCCGACATCGCCCGGTTCGAGGCGCGGCAGGCCGAACTGGAAGCGCGGCTGGCGGACCTCTCGTCCTCCGCCGAGGCGCAACGCACCGAGCTGGAGACCCGCCTCACGGAGGCCACCGCTCGAGCCGAGGCCCAGCGCACCGCGCTGGACGCACGGCTCACGGAAGCCACCGACCGCTTCGAGGCCGAGCGTTCCGAGCTCCAGTCGCGACTCGCCGACGTCAGCGAGCGTGCGGAGGCCGACAGGCGTGAGCTGGAGTCGCGGCTCGCGAACCTCACTGCGCAGGCCGAGGCCGACAGGCATGAGCTGGAGTCGCGGCTCACGAACCTCACCGCGCAGGCCGAGGCCGACAGACGCGAGCTGGAGTCAAAGCTCGCGGACGCCACCACGCGCGCAGAGGCGGAACGTGCCGCACTGGAGCAGCAGCTCGCCGCCGCCACCGCGCGCTTCGACGCAGACAGGGCCGCCCTGGATACCCGGCGCGCCGAGCTGGAGGCCGCCGCCTCCGAGAGCACCACCGCCCTCCAGTCCCTCCAGGAGCGCCTGGGCCGCGCCGAGTCCGAGCGCACCGCCCTGTCCTCCGAGCGCGAGCGCCTCCAGTCGGACCTCACCGTCGCCCGCGCCGCCCGTGTCCGCCTGGAAGGCCGCATCACCGCCCTGGAGACGACGTCCACCGACGCCGTCCGCATCCTCGACGCCGAGCGCGCCGAGCGCGAGCGCCTCGCCCAGTCCCTGGAGGAGACCCGCCAGCAACTCCAGAAGCGCGAGGGCAGCTCCGCCGAAAGGCTCAAGACGCTGCTCACCGAGGTCACCGCCCTCAAGGAGCAGGTGACCACGCTGGGCACGGAGAAGCAGTCCCTCCTCGAGGACCGCGCCGAGCGCGCCCGCCTCGAAACCCGCGTGCGCGAGCAGCAGGAGCGCCTGTCCGCGCTGGAGGCCGAGCGCAAGGACCTCCTCGCGTCCGTGGAGGAGCTCAAGGCCTCCGCCCAGCCCGAGGCCGTGCTCGAGATGGCCGCGGAGATGGAACAGCTCCAGACCCTGGTCGAGGAGCTCCAGCAGAAGCTCGCCGCCCAGGAGACGGAGCTGGGCGCGCTGCGGCGGCAGGCGGCCCGCGCTGGCGCCAACCCCGTCCAGGAAATCTACGAGCGCGCCAACGCCGAGCTGAACGCCGTGAAGAACGAGCTGTCCCGCCGCTCCGCCACGCCCCCCGCGGCGCCCGGGGGCACGGCCGGCCGCCTGCCCACGATTCCCCAGGCGAAGCCGGGCCGCACCGCCATGCCCGCGCTCGACCTGCCGCCCACTCCCGCTCCGAAGAAGCCAGACGAGCGCGAGTGACGACTCGCCGCTAGGATTGCGCCCGTGGACGCTCACGAGCGCATCTTCAAGTATCAGGGCCTGGGCAATGACTTCGTCATCCTGGACCGCCGTCGCACGGGCGTGGACATCGACGCCGCGACGTCACGGTGGATGTGCGACCGGCGCCTGGGCATCGGCGCGGACGGGGTGCTCTCCATCCTCCCCTCGCAGCACGCCGTGGCGCGCATGGTGGTGCACAACGCCGACGGCAGCATCGCGGAGATGTGCGGCAACGGCCTGCGCTGCGCGGTGAAGTACCTGGTGGACCACACCGACGACAGCCCCGGCCGCATCGACGTGGAGACCGGCGCGGGCGTGCTCTCCTGCATCCCCGGCTATGGCGACGGCGGCGTCATCGGCGTGGACATCTCCATGGGCCCCGCGCGCCTCGTCGCGCCCAACCTGCCCTCGGGCGCCACCGGCAAGCCCTTCCTCGACCTGCCCCTGCCGGGCCACCCCGGCCTGCGCGGCTCCGCGGTGAGCATGGGCAACCCGCACCTCGTCCTCCTGGACCAGCCCCTCGAGGACGCCCCCCGCCTGGGGCCCACGCTCGAAGTGCACCCGTCCTTCCCCGACCGCACCAACGTGGAGTTCGTGCGCGTGGAATCGGATGGCCTCACGGTAGTCGTCTGGGAGCGGGGCTGCGGGCTGACGCAGGCGTGCGGCACCGGGGCCTGCGCGTCGGCGGTGGCGGCCGTGCTGGCGAAGCGCCTGCCCCCGGACGCCTGGCTGCGCGTCACGCTGCCGGGCGGAGACCTGCGCATCCGTGTGCCCGCCGACCTGTCCGACATCCGCCTCCGTGGCCCGGTGGCCTTCGTGTTCGAGGGCGTTGTCGTGTTTCCGTCCCCCCGGTAACCTCAAGCGTTCCTCTCCCCCTCGCCCCCAGGTCAGAACGCGCCGTGGCCGGACCCATCCTCGTCGTCGATGACGACCTGTTCTTCCGACAAGTCGCCAGCGACATGCTCACCCGCAACGGGCACCGCGTGGTGGCCGTGGAGAACGCAACGCTCGCGCTCGTGGAGGCGTCCCGCACGCCCTTCGACCTCGTCATCACGGACGTGGTGATGCCCGGCGTGGACGGCTTCGCGCTCACCGCGCGCCTGCGCGAGCGGGACCCGGACCAGGAGGTCATCCTCGTCAGCCATCGCACGGACGTGCGCGGCTCGGAGATGGCGCTGCGCTCCGGCGCCGCGGACTGCCTGACGAAGCCGGTGGAGGAAACCGACATGCTGCTGGCGGTGGACCGCGCCCTGGAGCGCGCCAGCCTCCGCCGCGAGCGCACGCAACTGCGCGACGAGAATCTCGAGTTCGCCCGCTTCCACAACCTGCACCAGCGCTGCCTGGAGCTCATCTCCCATCCGGACCTGGAGTGGTTGCAGGAGCGCATCATCGCGGAGCTGAGCGCCGTCTGTGACGCGCAGAGCGCCGCGCTGTGGGTGATGGACGACCGGGGCGACCTGGTGCTGCGCGCGTACCGGGGGCTGCTCGACAAGCAGTTCCTCGCGGAGAAGATGAACCCCGAGGGGCCGCTGGCCGGCCGCCTGCGCGAGGCCCTGCCGTGGCTCGCGCGCGACGAGCGCTCCGCGGTGATGTACGTGCCGCTCGTGTCCTCCGGGGAAGTCGTCGGCCTGGCGCAGCTGTCGGACCCGCTCGCCGGGGACTTCCGCCCCGAGCACTCGCGCGACGCCAAGGTGCTCGCGGACTTCGCCGCGGTGGGTGTGAAGAACGGCCGGCGGATGCTCGCGCTCCAGCGGCTGGGCCTGAGAGACCGCGAGACGGCGGCGTACAACCTCAGCTACTTCACCGACTACGCGTCCAAGGAAATCTACAAGGCGCGCCGCTACGGGCGGACCTTCTCGCTGCTGACCTTCTCCATCGACAACCTGCCGCTGGTGCGCGTGCGGCAGGGTGCGGCGGACGCGAAGAAGGCGGTGCGCGGCATCATCCGGGCGCTCAGCAAGATCATCCGCGACTCGGACGTCATCGCGAAGGCGAGCGACCAGGAGTTCTACCTCCTCCTGCCGGAGACGGACTTCTTCGGCGCGCTGATGTTCGTGCGTCGCGCGGTGGCGGCGGTGCGCGAGGAGCCGGAGGTGCAGGACGTGGAGCAGCGCCTGCCGCTGGCCCTCGTCGGCGGAGCGAGCACCTTCCCGAAGGACGGGGAGGACTTCGACGAATTGGTCCACCGCTGCCGCCGCCGCATGGACGAGCGGCGCGCGTCCCTGCAGCGCCGGCTGATGCTGGACGGGCTGCCCTTCTGGGACGAGGTGGACCTGCTCCTGGGCACGCCGACGAGCCCCCGGCTGCCGGTGGACGAGCGCTCCGAGCCGAGCCGCCGCGGCAAGGTCTCCGACGCGCTCTTCGACGAGCTGCAGGCGGAGATTGCCCGCGAGCTGATGAGAGACCCGGGCTCACGCGGAATCCTGTACGTGGGCGGGCCGGAGATTCGCACGGACCTGCCCATCGCCTCGGGGCTGGAGTCGGCGCCGCCAGACATGGCGTCGCGCATCTACCTGCTGGGCCGCCGCGTGGACCTGGAGTCACACCCCGCGCTGACGCCCGTGTTCCTGGAAGGGGATGACCGGGTGACGCGGCACGAGTTCATCCTCTGGCTCTCGGAGAACGCCGCGTACGCGCTCATCCAGCGGCGCGGGCTCGGGGCGACCTGGGGCTTCCATACCTCGGACACCGCGGTGGTGGACGGGCTCATCTCCAAGCTGCAGGCCGAGTACGACCTGCAGCCCTACTGAGACGAAGGCAATCCCCGTGGCCCAGGTCCGGAAGATTCTCATCGCCGACCCCGACCTCGAGTCCGTGCGCTCGCTGTCGCGCGCGTTGCGCACCAAGGGCTACCAGGTGCACTACGCGCCGGATGGCTCGCGCGCGCTGGAGGTGGCCGTGTTGCGCCACCCGGACCTCACGCTGTTCGACGAGGGCTGCCGGCTGCTGGACGCGCGGACCTTCATCCAGATTCTGCGCACCAACCCGCGCACCGAAGACATCCCGGTGGTGCTCACCACCTCCAGCTTCGACTCGGACCGGCAGCGCGGCCTGCGTGACGGCTACCTGCGCAAGCCCTTCAACCTGGACGAGGTGCTCAGCCGGATTGAACACATCTTCCGGCGCAGCGAGGCAGCCAAGGACCTCAAGAGCGAGCAGCAGGAAATCGAAGGCTCGCTCAGCCAGCTCAGCATCCCGGACCTGATGCAGCTGCTGGGCATGAACAAGCGCAGCGGCCGGCTGGCGCTGGAGCGCGGCAACGACCGGGGCGAAATCTTCGTCGTCGACGGCCGCCCCGTGAATGCGAAGCTGGGGCGCGTGGAAGGGGAGAAGGCGTTGTTCCGCCTGCTCGCGTGGGTGGATGGCACCTTCACCTTCTCGCCGGGGACGAACGCGGCGCGGCCTCGCATCAACCGCGGCATGGACGACTCGCTGCTGGAGGGCATGCGGCAGTCGGACGAGGTGAACCGGCTGATGCCGGGCCTGCCGCCGCGCCACACGCGGCTGATGCTGGCGCCGGACGTGGACCTGTCGCAGGACCAGCACCCGGTGACGGCGCAGGTGGTGGGCCTGCTGCGCCAGCCGCGCGCGCTGGGCGAGGTGCTGGACCTGGCGCCGGCCACGGACCTGGAAGTGCTGAGCGTGCTGTCCGCGCTGATGCAGCGGGGCGTGGCACGGGCGGCGGACGCGGACGGCTCGGACGCCAACGCAGTGAGTTGCTGGGCGCGGCGGAGGTGCACGCGCTGCGCGGGCGCATCCTCCGGACGCGGGCGGCGCCGGCGAAGGTGGCCACCGCGAAGGTGTTCGTCTGCGGCAGCGGCGCGGCGGCGGCGCGGCGGATTCTCGCGAGGCTGCCGGGGCTGGAGGCGCTGTCCGCCGAGCCCACCGCCGTGAAGAGCGGCTTCGGCACGCTGGGCCGGCTGGTGCTGAGCGAGGTGCTGCGCCTGGACTTCTGCGTGCTGCCCCCCGCGGAGGCGGCCCGTCCCCTGTGGCGGCCCTTCACGGCGGGCGCGGTGGGCGCGCTGCTGCTCGACGTGTCCGAGCCGGCCGTGCGTCTGGCGCACTACCTCTCATGGGAGGTGCGCATGCCCGTGGTGGTGGTGGGCGCGGAGGTGCCCGTGCCGCTGCAAGGGGCGCCCGCGGGCGCGCTGGGCGTGAATGACGACCTGTCCGAGGCGCTGCGCGCGCTGCTCGTCCAGGCGCTCAATCCGGCGCCCACGCTGCCCGGGGTGACGCAGGCGCAGCGGCTCAGCGCGTCCGCGGTGTAGCCACGCCTCACCAGTAGCGGCGCGGCGGAGGCGCGGGAGGCGGAGGCGCCGCGGGCAGGGGCTCGAGCATGCCGAGCTTCAGCAGCCGCTCGACGGCCGTTTTGACCTCCTTCGCCGTGGTGCCGCAGCCATCGAGGTTGCGCGTCGCTTCCGCGACGGTGCGCTCTCCGGAGGCGAACTCCACGAGGTAGAGCCCGTCGTCGGGGGGAAGTCCGAGTGTGGTCCCCCACGTGGCCCGGGCCGCGTCGAACTGGGCGCGCCCGTTGCCGCTCTTGGCCGCTTCAATCATGGCCGCATACGACGCCGCGGCCTCGCTGCCCTTCGGCGAGAGGCGGAACTTCTGCGCGCGTCCGTACCGAACCTTCTCTGTCTCTTCACTCATACCGCAACCTCGATGACGGGCTGTCCCATCCGCTTGAGCCAGCGCACGTGGCTCTTCAATGCCGCACCCACGCTCGTGTTCACCCGGTAGTGGACGCCGTGCTCGCGGCAGGTGTCCTCGACGATGCGCGAGAGCGCCGGGTAGTGCAGGTGACACACGCGTGGGAAGAGGTGGTGCTCCACCTGATAGTTGAGTCCACCGAGATACCAGCTCACCAGCCGGTTGCCCCGCGCGAAGTCCACGGTGGAGCCGATCTGATGGGTGGCCCAGTCGTGGGGGAAGGCGTGGCTGTGCTGGGGCACCTCGGTGAAGGCGGCCTCCTCCACGCAGTGCGCGAGCTGGAACACCGTCGCCAGCGTCAGCCCGAGCACGAAGGCGGTGAGCGCGTAGGCGAGCGCCACCTGCCAGAGCGGATGGAGGAGTATGGGCACCACGAGCGTCCAGCCATAGAAGAGGGCCTTGCCGACGAGCATCCCGGCGAGCTTCCGCCCGGAGGGGCGCGGCATCTTCTGCCGGCCGACGCGGCCGGTGACCAGGTCCTTGAAGTCGTCGATGAAGTGCCACTTCACCGACAAGAGCCCGTAGAGCACCCAGATGTAGAGGTGCTGGAAGCGATGGGCCGCGTGCAGCCGCTGGCCCGGGGCAATCCGGCACAGCGGCTGGATGTCGATGTCCTCGTCCAGGCCGACGACGTTGGTGTGGCTGTGGTGGAAGATGTTGTGCTTCCAGTTCCACACGTAGGAGGAGCCGCCAATGACATCCAGCGACCATCCGAGCAGGCGGTTGACGCTCCGGCTCGATGAATAGCTGCCGTGGTTGGCGTCATGCTGGACGCTGAAGCCGATGCCGGCGATGGCGAGCCCGAGCGACACGCACCCGGCCATGACGCCCCACACGTTCGTCGCGCCGAAGACGAGCCAGGCGTACGAGGCCCCGAACCAGCCGAGGATGACCGCGGTCTTCAGGTACATGCCGGGCAGGTCCCGGGCAGAGCGACCGCTTGATTCCAGGTACTGCTCCACCCGCGCCTTGAGGTCCTGATGGAAGGGCCCTGACTCCAGGAACTTCGCCTTCGTCGCTTGCGACAACGTTCACCCGCTCTCACGCCACCGACGCCACCACCGCTGGAGCGGGAGGCCGCACCGGGAGAATTCCCGCGCGGCCTTCGCCTGCCTGGTGCCGAAGTCCTTCGTAACACATCAGGCAGTGAGGCTGTTCCGCTAGAAGACGACCGTCCAACCGGGACGGGCCTGCGCCTTCACATACGAGACGCCGTCGATCTTCAGGCCCTGGTCATCGAGGAGCGAGATGAGGCCGCCGTTGTTTGACAACTCCAGGGGCTTTGCCACTGGCAATAGCCGCGTGGCGCCCGGCGGCAGATCTCCGCTCAAGGGCTGCTTGTGCTTGTTCTTGTCCACGAGCGCCCACCCGTCGAGCGACACCGGATCGGGCGAGGTGTTGAGCAGGGTGATGGTCTCCCGCTCGGGCGAGCGCGTGTCGTTGACGAGCGCGGCGATGATGCGCACGACGCCGTCGTGGGGGATGGGGATGGTGCCGTCGAGGGTGTGACCCGTCCTGTCGTCGGTGTGCCACGACTGCGACTGGAACTTGAGGAAGATGCCCACCCACTGCTGCGTCGCGGGGAGGTGGATGAGCACGCCGCCGTCCTGGTAGACGCCGTCCTGGTCGGCGAAGGACGGGTCGTTGCCCTGGTTCATGTGGATGTCGTGGATGCCCCGTCCGGGCTTGAAGTGGAAATACTTGTCCTCGGCGGGCTCGGGGCCCCAGGGCTCGCCGAAGGCATAGACCTGGGCCTGCGCGTCCCGCGCGGCGCGCTGGAAGTAGTGGTCCAGCTTCTCGTTCAGGTCATTGTCCGGCCCGGGGACGTTGGGCGGCAGCGGCGTCATGCCGTCGCGGTCGAAGAGGTTGCCGCGGATGAAGTCGAGCGCCAGTCCGCCCGCGCTGCTGGGAATGGGCGTGAAGCCGGGAGGCAGCGCTTCGAGCGTCTCCGCGAGAGGATGCTGGAAGTGCTCGTCGACGAGGAATTGCAGGTCCGAGGGCGGCAGCTTCGAGCTGACGTTGACCGCGATGCGGTAATGCACCCCCCCGGCCACGATTCGCACCTGATAGTGGGGGCTCGGTCCCGAGCCCAGCTTCATCTCGGTGGCCGAGCCCTTCAAGACTCCATATTGCTTCAGCGGCATGTGCGGTCCCTCCTGTTCCTCGGGAGGGAGTGGGCCGGGCGCGGATGTGATGCCGAGAGGCGCCGCTAGCCCAGCAGCCAGCCCATCGCTTCCGGGAGCCGCCGCTGCCAGTCCCGCTCGTGGTGCTGGCCCCCGGGTTCGAGCACCAGGCGCAGTTCGTGGTCCGCGTAGCCCAGGTGCTGGAGGTGGCGGTGGAAGTTCCGCGTGGCCTCGCCGTAGCGCATGACGTAGCCCACGGGGTCCACCGTCTCGTCCGTGCCCGCGTCCAGGTAGATGCGCGACCACCTGCGCGTGTGGGCCGTCCACTCGCCGAAGAGCCGGTCCCAGCTCCACATCACGGAAGGTGACAGCGCGCCGATGCGGCCGAAGAGGTTCGGGTACCGCCAGCCGAGGTGCAGCGACATCAGCCCGCCGAGCGACGCGCCCATGAGGCCGGTCCACTCAGGCCCCTGGCGCGTGCGGTAGACGCTGTCGACCCAGGGCTTGAGCGTGTCGACGAGGAAGCGGACGAAGGGCTCGCCGCGGGCGGAGATGCCGCCGCGCGGCTCGGGCCAGGGGGAGTACTCGGCGAGCCTGTCGTGCGTGGAGTCCACCGCGACGATGAGCCATGGGCCGATGCGGCCCTCGGAGACCAGGCGCTCCAGCGTGTGGTTCGCGCACCAGGTGTCGAAGAGCGCCGACTCCGGGTGGGCGAAGACGTTCTGCCCGTCGTGCATGTAGAGCACGGGGAAGCGCTGCTCCGGCGCTGTCTCGTACGCGTCCGGCGTGTAGATGCGCACGGTGCGGGTGCGCCCCTCCTGGGGAGAGGCGAAGTCTCGGATGATGTGGACGTGTCCCATGGGCTCGCGGCGCGGAAGATAGATGGCGCCCCCGCGCCTCGCCAGCCCGGCCCATGGCGCGGTGTTCACCTGCGACGTCAGCCACGTGCTCCGTCCTGACGGGGGGCAGACAGACACGCCTCTCCGATGCACAGAGGTCGTGCGCTCTCGGCTCGACGGAGGTATCAAGGCGCGACGCATGCCCACGA contains these protein-coding regions:
- a CDS encoding response regulator, which translates into the protein MAGPILVVDDDLFFRQVASDMLTRNGHRVVAVENATLALVEASRTPFDLVITDVVMPGVDGFALTARLRERDPDQEVILVSHRTDVRGSEMALRSGAADCLTKPVEETDMLLAVDRALERASLRRERTQLRDENLEFARFHNLHQRCLELISHPDLEWLQERIIAELSAVCDAQSAALWVMDDRGDLVLRAYRGLLDKQFLAEKMNPEGPLAGRLREALPWLARDERSAVMYVPLVSSGEVVGLAQLSDPLAGDFRPEHSRDAKVLADFAAVGVKNGRRMLALQRLGLRDRETAAYNLSYFTDYASKEIYKARRYGRTFSLLTFSIDNLPLVRVRQGAADAKKAVRGIIRALSKIIRDSDVIAKASDQEFYLLLPETDFFGALMFVRRAVAAVREEPEVQDVEQRLPLALVGGASTFPKDGEDFDELVHRCRRRMDERRASLQRRLMLDGLPFWDEVDLLLGTPTSPRLPVDERSEPSRRGKVSDALFDELQAEIARELMRDPGSRGILYVGGPEIRTDLPIASGLESAPPDMASRIYLLGRRVDLESHPALTPVFLEGDDRVTRHEFILWLSENAAYALIQRRGLGATWGFHTSDTAVVDGLISKLQAEYDLQPY
- a CDS encoding alpha/beta hydrolase, with translation MGHVHIIRDFASPQEGRTRTVRIYTPDAYETAPEQRFPVLYMHDGQNVFAHPESALFDTWCANHTLERLVSEGRIGPWLIVAVDSTHDRLAEYSPWPEPRGGISARGEPFVRFLVDTLKPWVDSVYRTRQGPEWTGLMGASLGGLMSLHLGWRYPNLFGRIGALSPSVMWSWDRLFGEWTAHTRRWSRIYLDAGTDETVDPVGYVMRYGEATRNFHRHLQHLGYADHELRLVLEPGGQHHERDWQRRLPEAMGWLLG
- a CDS encoding DUF2278 family protein; the protein is MPLKQYGVLKGSATEMKLGSGPSPHYQVRIVAGGVHYRIAVNVSSKLPPSDLQFLVDEHFQHPLAETLEALPPGFTPIPSSAGGLALDFIRGNLFDRDGMTPLPPNVPGPDNDLNEKLDHYFQRAARDAQAQVYAFGEPWGPEPAEDKYFHFKPGRGIHDIHMNQGNDPSFADQDGVYQDGGVLIHLPATQQWVGIFLKFQSQSWHTDDRTGHTLDGTIPIPHDGVVRIIAALVNDTRSPERETITLLNTSPDPVSLDGWALVDKNKHKQPLSGDLPPGATRLLPVAKPLELSNNGGLISLLDDQGLKIDGVSYVKAQARPGWTVVF
- the dapF gene encoding diaminopimelate epimerase; the protein is MDAHERIFKYQGLGNDFVILDRRRTGVDIDAATSRWMCDRRLGIGADGVLSILPSQHAVARMVVHNADGSIAEMCGNGLRCAVKYLVDHTDDSPGRIDVETGAGVLSCIPGYGDGGVIGVDISMGPARLVAPNLPSGATGKPFLDLPLPGHPGLRGSAVSMGNPHLVLLDQPLEDAPRLGPTLEVHPSFPDRTNVEFVRVESDGLTVVVWERGCGLTQACGTGACASAVAAVLAKRLPPDAWLRVTLPGGDLRIRVPADLSDIRLRGPVAFVFEGVVVFPSPR
- a CDS encoding fatty acid desaturase family protein, whose amino-acid sequence is MSQATKAKFLESGPFHQDLKARVEQYLESSGRSARDLPGMYLKTAVILGWFGASYAWLVFGATNVWGVMAGCVSLGLAIAGIGFSVQHDANHGSYSSSRSVNRLLGWSLDVIGGSSYVWNWKHNIFHHSHTNVVGLDEDIDIQPLCRIAPGQRLHAAHRFQHLYIWVLYGLLSVKWHFIDDFKDLVTGRVGRQKMPRPSGRKLAGMLVGKALFYGWTLVVPILLHPLWQVALAYALTAFVLGLTLATVFQLAHCVEEAAFTEVPQHSHAFPHDWATHQIGSTVDFARGNRLVSWYLGGLNYQVEHHLFPRVCHLHYPALSRIVEDTCREHGVHYRVNTSVGAALKSHVRWLKRMGQPVIEVAV